The Epinephelus lanceolatus isolate andai-2023 chromosome 1, ASM4190304v1, whole genome shotgun sequence genome has a window encoding:
- the znf740a gene encoding uncharacterized protein znf740a isoform X3 — MALMQASSMAAPPKKMMAPLGHGPPQREGPDRAPQSHMILPSGMSCPPLLIRKEGDFQAPRLLDEKDMRANEDMQQKKKNRKSVTPCKVREQEGRGGKGTGGDENGPSSKVQKNFICDHCYGAFRSGYHLKRHILIHTGEKPYACAVCDMRFIQRYHLERHSLIHTGVKPYACSMCDMRFFQRYHLERHRLTHTGVKPYACSMCDMRFFQRYHLARHSLTHTGVKPYACSMCDMRFFQRYHLARHSLTHTGVKPYACSMCDMRFFQRYHLARHTLTHTGVKPYACSMCDMRFFQRYHLARHSLTHTGVKPYACTMCDMRFIQRYQLERHSLTHTGVKPYACTMCDKRFFQRYHLARHSLTHMGVKPYACTMCDMKFFQRYHLARHSLTHTGVKPYACTMCDKRFFQRYHLARHSLTHMGVKPFACTMCDMRFVQRYHLARHSLTHTGVKPYACTMCDKRFFQRYHLARHSLTHMGVKPFACTMCDMRFVQRYHLARHSLTHTGVKPYACSMCDMRFIQRNHLERHSLTHTGEKPFACDMCDMRFIQRYHLERHKRVHSGEKPYQCERCQQNFSRTDRLLRHRRLCQGRGVAKVENQPCCEPRPYPQEPPPAPPTWSPLHPPPGRLAV; from the exons ATGGCCCTGATGCAGGCCAGCTCCATGGCTGCTCCGCCCAAAAAAATGATGGCTCCACTTGGCCATGGACCACCGCAGAGAGAGGGACCTGACCGTGCTCCCCAGAGCCATATGATCCTCCCGTCTGGAATGAGCTGTCCACCCCTG CTTATCCGGAAGGAAGGTGATTTCCAAGCTCCCCGCCTGCTGGATGAGAAGGACATGAGGGCCAACGAGGAcatgcagcagaaaaaaaagaacaggaaatCAGTAACGCCCTGCAAAGTGAGAGAACAAGAAGGAAGGGGAGGGAAG GGCACAGGTGGAGATGAGAATGGTCCCTCATCCAAAGTGCAGAAAAACTTTATTTGTGATCACTGTTATGGAGCATTTAGGAGCGGATACCACCTGAAGAGACATATCCTCATTCATACAG GGGAGAAGCCGTATGCTTGTGCCGTATGTGACATGAGGTTTATTCAGCGTTACCACCTGGAGAGACACAGCCTCATTCACACGG gGGTGAAGCCGTACGCTTGTTCCATGTGTGACATGCGGTTTTTCCAGCGTTACCACCTGGAGAGACACAGACTCACTCATACGG GGGTGAAGCCGTACGCTTGCTCCATGTGTGACATGAGGTTCTTCCAACGTTACCATCTGGCAAGACACAGCCTCACTCATACTG GGGTGAAGCCATACGCTTGCTCCATGTGTGACATGAGATTTTTCCAGAGATACCACTTGGCGAGACACAGCCTCACTCACACGG ggGTGAAGCCATATGCTTGCTCCATGTGTGACATGAGATTTTTCCAGAGATACCACCTGGCAAGACACACTCTCACCCATACGG GGGTGAAGCCATACGCTTGCTCCATGTGTGACATGAGGTTCTTCCAGCGTTACCATTTGGCAAGACACAGCCTCACTCATACTG GGGTGAAGCCATATGCTTGTACCATGTGTGACATGCGCTTTATACAACGTTACCAACTGGAGAGACACAGTCTCACTCATACGG GGGTGAAGCCGTACGCTTGCACCATGTGTGACAAGAGGTTTTTTCAGCGCTACCACCTGGCGAGACACAGCCTCACTCATATGG GTGTGAAACCTTATGCTTGCACCATGTGTGACATGAAGTTTTTTCAGCGTTACCACCTGGCGAGACACAGCCTCACTCATACGG GTGTGAAACCTTATGCTTGCACCATGTGTGACAAGAGGTTTTTTCAGCGCTACCACCTGGCGAGACACAGCCTCACTCATATGG GTGTGAAACCTTTTGCTTGTACCATGTGTGACATGAGGTTTGTTCAGCGTTACCACCTGGCGAGACACAGCCTCACTCATACGG GTGTGAAACCTTATGCTTGCACCATGTGTGACAAGAGGTTTTTTCAGCGCTACCACCTGGCAAGACACAGCCTCACTCATATGG GTGTGAAACCTTTTGCTTGTACCATGTGTGACATGCGGTTTGTTCAGCGTTACCACCTGGCGAGACACAGCCTCACTCATACGG gGGTGAAGCCGTATGCTTGTTCCATGTGTGACATGAGGTTTATTCAGCGTAACCACCTGGAGAGACACAGCCTCACTCATACGG GAGAGAAGCCATTTGCTTGTGACATGTGTGATATGAGGTTTATCCAGCGCTACCACCTTGAGAGACACAAGCGTGTCCATAGTGGGGAGAAGCCTTACCAGTGTGAACGGTGCCAGCAG aACTTTTCACGGACAGACCGGCTGTTGCGGCATCGGCGGTTGTGCCAGGGTCGCGGCGTAGCCAAAGTAGAGAACCAGCCATGCTGCGAACCACGCCCATACCCCCAAGAACCCCCACCTGCACCCCCAACCTGGAGTCCCCTGCACCCCCCTCCAGGCCGACTGGCGGTCTGA
- the znf740a gene encoding uncharacterized protein znf740a isoform X31, with protein sequence MSHLPSSSVRDHMKWAGLLGCEAVLSSMALMQASSMAAPPKKMMAPLGHGPPQREGPDRAPQSHMILPSGMSCPPLLIRKEGDFQAPRLLDEKDMRANEDMQQKKKNRKSVTPCKVREQEGRGGKGTGGDENGPSSKVQKNFICDHCYGAFRSGYHLKRHILIHTGVKPYACSMCDMRFFQRYHLARHSLTHTGVKPYACSMCDMRFFQRYHLARHSLTHTGVKPYACSMCDMRFFQRYHLARHTLTHTGVKPYACSMCDMRFFQRYHLARHSLTHTGVKPYACTMCDMRFIQRYQLERHSLTHTGVKPYACTMCDKRFFQRYHLARHSLTHMGVKPYACTMCDMKFFQRYHLARHSLTHTGVKPYACTMCDKRFFQRYHLARHSLTHMGVKPFACTMCDMRFVQRYHLARHSLTHTGVKPYACTMCDKRFFQRYHLARHSLTHMGEKPFACDMCDMRFIQRYHLERHKRVHSGEKPYQCERCQQNFSRTDRLLRHRRLCQGRGVAKVENQPCCEPRPYPQEPPPAPPTWSPLHPPPGRLAV encoded by the exons ATGTCACATCTGCCCAGCAGCTCAGTCCGCGACCATATGAAATGG GCGGGGCTGCTTGGCTGCGAGGCTGTCCTCTCCAGCATGGCCCTGATGCAGGCCAGCTCCATGGCTGCTCCGCCCAAAAAAATGATGGCTCCACTTGGCCATGGACCACCGCAGAGAGAGGGACCTGACCGTGCTCCCCAGAGCCATATGATCCTCCCGTCTGGAATGAGCTGTCCACCCCTG CTTATCCGGAAGGAAGGTGATTTCCAAGCTCCCCGCCTGCTGGATGAGAAGGACATGAGGGCCAACGAGGAcatgcagcagaaaaaaaagaacaggaaatCAGTAACGCCCTGCAAAGTGAGAGAACAAGAAGGAAGGGGAGGGAAG GGCACAGGTGGAGATGAGAATGGTCCCTCATCCAAAGTGCAGAAAAACTTTATTTGTGATCACTGTTATGGAGCATTTAGGAGCGGATACCACCTGAAGAGACATATCCTCATTCATACAG GGGTGAAGCCGTACGCTTGCTCCATGTGTGACATGAGGTTCTTCCAACGTTACCATCTGGCAAGACACAGCCTCACTCATACTG GGGTGAAGCCATACGCTTGCTCCATGTGTGACATGAGATTTTTCCAGAGATACCACTTGGCGAGACACAGCCTCACTCACACGG ggGTGAAGCCATATGCTTGCTCCATGTGTGACATGAGATTTTTCCAGAGATACCACCTGGCAAGACACACTCTCACCCATACGG GGGTGAAGCCATACGCTTGCTCCATGTGTGACATGAGGTTCTTCCAGCGTTACCATTTGGCAAGACACAGCCTCACTCATACTG GGGTGAAGCCATATGCTTGTACCATGTGTGACATGCGCTTTATACAACGTTACCAACTGGAGAGACACAGTCTCACTCATACGG GGGTGAAGCCGTACGCTTGCACCATGTGTGACAAGAGGTTTTTTCAGCGCTACCACCTGGCGAGACACAGCCTCACTCATATGG GTGTGAAACCTTATGCTTGCACCATGTGTGACATGAAGTTTTTTCAGCGTTACCACCTGGCGAGACACAGCCTCACTCATACGG GTGTGAAACCTTATGCTTGCACCATGTGTGACAAGAGGTTTTTTCAGCGCTACCACCTGGCGAGACACAGCCTCACTCATATGG GTGTGAAACCTTTTGCTTGTACCATGTGTGACATGAGGTTTGTTCAGCGTTACCACCTGGCGAGACACAGCCTCACTCATACGG GTGTGAAACCTTATGCTTGCACCATGTGTGACAAGAGGTTTTTTCAGCGCTACCACCTGGCAAGACACAGCCTCACTCATATGG GAGAGAAGCCATTTGCTTGTGACATGTGTGATATGAGGTTTATCCAGCGCTACCACCTTGAGAGACACAAGCGTGTCCATAGTGGGGAGAAGCCTTACCAGTGTGAACGGTGCCAGCAG aACTTTTCACGGACAGACCGGCTGTTGCGGCATCGGCGGTTGTGCCAGGGTCGCGGCGTAGCCAAAGTAGAGAACCAGCCATGCTGCGAACCACGCCCATACCCCCAAGAACCCCCACCTGCACCCCCAACCTGGAGTCCCCTGCACCCCCCTCCAGGCCGACTGGCGGTCTGA
- the znf740a gene encoding uncharacterized protein znf740a isoform X20, translated as MSHLPSSSVRDHMKWAGLLGCEAVLSSMALMQASSMAAPPKKMMAPLGHGPPQREGPDRAPQSHMILPSGMSCPPLLIRKEGDFQAPRLLDEKDMRANEDMQQKKKNRKSVTPCKVREQEGRGGKGTGGDENGPSSKVQKNFICDHCYGAFRSGYHLKRHILIHTGEKPYACAVCDMRFIQRYHLERHSLIHTGVKPYACSMCDMRFFQRYHLARHSLTHTGVKPYACSMCDMRFFQRYHLARHTLTHTGVKPYACSMCDMRFFQRYHLARHSLTHTGVKPYACTMCDMRFIQRYQLERHSLTHTGVKPYACTMCDKRFFQRYHLARHSLTHMGVKPYACTMCDMKFFQRYHLARHSLTHTGVKPYACTMCDKRFFQRYHLARHSLTHMGVKPFACTMCDMRFVQRYHLARHSLTHTGVKPYACTMCDKRFFQRYHLARHSLTHMGVKPFACTMCDMRFVQRYHLARHSLTHTGVKPYACSMCDMRFIQRNHLERHSLTHTGEKPFACDMCDMRFIQRYHLERHKRVHSGEKPYQCERCQQNFSRTDRLLRHRRLCQGRGVAKVENQPCCEPRPYPQEPPPAPPTWSPLHPPPGRLAV; from the exons ATGTCACATCTGCCCAGCAGCTCAGTCCGCGACCATATGAAATGG GCGGGGCTGCTTGGCTGCGAGGCTGTCCTCTCCAGCATGGCCCTGATGCAGGCCAGCTCCATGGCTGCTCCGCCCAAAAAAATGATGGCTCCACTTGGCCATGGACCACCGCAGAGAGAGGGACCTGACCGTGCTCCCCAGAGCCATATGATCCTCCCGTCTGGAATGAGCTGTCCACCCCTG CTTATCCGGAAGGAAGGTGATTTCCAAGCTCCCCGCCTGCTGGATGAGAAGGACATGAGGGCCAACGAGGAcatgcagcagaaaaaaaagaacaggaaatCAGTAACGCCCTGCAAAGTGAGAGAACAAGAAGGAAGGGGAGGGAAG GGCACAGGTGGAGATGAGAATGGTCCCTCATCCAAAGTGCAGAAAAACTTTATTTGTGATCACTGTTATGGAGCATTTAGGAGCGGATACCACCTGAAGAGACATATCCTCATTCATACAG GGGAGAAGCCGTATGCTTGTGCCGTATGTGACATGAGGTTTATTCAGCGTTACCACCTGGAGAGACACAGCCTCATTCACACGG GGGTGAAGCCGTACGCTTGCTCCATGTGTGACATGAGGTTCTTCCAACGTTACCATCTGGCAAGACACAGCCTCACTCATACTG ggGTGAAGCCATATGCTTGCTCCATGTGTGACATGAGATTTTTCCAGAGATACCACCTGGCAAGACACACTCTCACCCATACGG GGGTGAAGCCATACGCTTGCTCCATGTGTGACATGAGGTTCTTCCAGCGTTACCATTTGGCAAGACACAGCCTCACTCATACTG GGGTGAAGCCATATGCTTGTACCATGTGTGACATGCGCTTTATACAACGTTACCAACTGGAGAGACACAGTCTCACTCATACGG GGGTGAAGCCGTACGCTTGCACCATGTGTGACAAGAGGTTTTTTCAGCGCTACCACCTGGCGAGACACAGCCTCACTCATATGG GTGTGAAACCTTATGCTTGCACCATGTGTGACATGAAGTTTTTTCAGCGTTACCACCTGGCGAGACACAGCCTCACTCATACGG GTGTGAAACCTTATGCTTGCACCATGTGTGACAAGAGGTTTTTTCAGCGCTACCACCTGGCGAGACACAGCCTCACTCATATGG GTGTGAAACCTTTTGCTTGTACCATGTGTGACATGAGGTTTGTTCAGCGTTACCACCTGGCGAGACACAGCCTCACTCATACGG GTGTGAAACCTTATGCTTGCACCATGTGTGACAAGAGGTTTTTTCAGCGCTACCACCTGGCAAGACACAGCCTCACTCATATGG GTGTGAAACCTTTTGCTTGTACCATGTGTGACATGCGGTTTGTTCAGCGTTACCACCTGGCGAGACACAGCCTCACTCATACGG gGGTGAAGCCGTATGCTTGTTCCATGTGTGACATGAGGTTTATTCAGCGTAACCACCTGGAGAGACACAGCCTCACTCATACGG GAGAGAAGCCATTTGCTTGTGACATGTGTGATATGAGGTTTATCCAGCGCTACCACCTTGAGAGACACAAGCGTGTCCATAGTGGGGAGAAGCCTTACCAGTGTGAACGGTGCCAGCAG aACTTTTCACGGACAGACCGGCTGTTGCGGCATCGGCGGTTGTGCCAGGGTCGCGGCGTAGCCAAAGTAGAGAACCAGCCATGCTGCGAACCACGCCCATACCCCCAAGAACCCCCACCTGCACCCCCAACCTGGAGTCCCCTGCACCCCCCTCCAGGCCGACTGGCGGTCTGA
- the znf740a gene encoding uncharacterized protein znf740a isoform X8 has product MSHLPSSSVRDHMKWAGLLGCEAVLSSMALMQASSMAAPPKKMMAPLGHGPPQREGPDRAPQSHMILPSGMSCPPLLIRKEGDFQAPRLLDEKDMRANEDMQQKKKNRKSVTPCKVREQEGRGGKGTGGDENGPSSKVQKNFICDHCYGAFRSGYHLKRHILIHTGEKPYACAVCDMRFIQRYHLERHSLIHTGVKPYACSMCDMRFFQRYHLARHSLTHTGVKPYACSMCDMRFFQRYHLARHSLTHTGVKPYACSMCDMRFFQRYHLARHTLTHTGVKPYACSMCDMRFFQRYHLARHSLTHTGVKPYACTMCDMRFIQRYQLERHSLTHTGVKPYACTMCDKRFFQRYHLARHSLTHMGVKPYACTMCDMKFFQRYHLARHSLTHTGVKPYACTMCDKRFFQRYHLARHSLTHMGVKPFACTMCDMRFVQRYHLARHSLTHTGVKPYACTMCDKRFFQRYHLARHSLTHMGVKPFACTMCDMRFVQRYHLARHSLTHTGVKPYACSMCDMRFIQRNHLERHSLTHTGEKPFACDMCDMRFIQRYHLERHKRVHSGEKPYQCERCQQNFSRTDRLLRHRRLCQGRGVAKVENQPCCEPRPYPQEPPPAPPTWSPLHPPPGRLAV; this is encoded by the exons ATGTCACATCTGCCCAGCAGCTCAGTCCGCGACCATATGAAATGG GCGGGGCTGCTTGGCTGCGAGGCTGTCCTCTCCAGCATGGCCCTGATGCAGGCCAGCTCCATGGCTGCTCCGCCCAAAAAAATGATGGCTCCACTTGGCCATGGACCACCGCAGAGAGAGGGACCTGACCGTGCTCCCCAGAGCCATATGATCCTCCCGTCTGGAATGAGCTGTCCACCCCTG CTTATCCGGAAGGAAGGTGATTTCCAAGCTCCCCGCCTGCTGGATGAGAAGGACATGAGGGCCAACGAGGAcatgcagcagaaaaaaaagaacaggaaatCAGTAACGCCCTGCAAAGTGAGAGAACAAGAAGGAAGGGGAGGGAAG GGCACAGGTGGAGATGAGAATGGTCCCTCATCCAAAGTGCAGAAAAACTTTATTTGTGATCACTGTTATGGAGCATTTAGGAGCGGATACCACCTGAAGAGACATATCCTCATTCATACAG GGGAGAAGCCGTATGCTTGTGCCGTATGTGACATGAGGTTTATTCAGCGTTACCACCTGGAGAGACACAGCCTCATTCACACGG GGGTGAAGCCGTACGCTTGCTCCATGTGTGACATGAGGTTCTTCCAACGTTACCATCTGGCAAGACACAGCCTCACTCATACTG GGGTGAAGCCATACGCTTGCTCCATGTGTGACATGAGATTTTTCCAGAGATACCACTTGGCGAGACACAGCCTCACTCACACGG ggGTGAAGCCATATGCTTGCTCCATGTGTGACATGAGATTTTTCCAGAGATACCACCTGGCAAGACACACTCTCACCCATACGG GGGTGAAGCCATACGCTTGCTCCATGTGTGACATGAGGTTCTTCCAGCGTTACCATTTGGCAAGACACAGCCTCACTCATACTG GGGTGAAGCCATATGCTTGTACCATGTGTGACATGCGCTTTATACAACGTTACCAACTGGAGAGACACAGTCTCACTCATACGG GGGTGAAGCCGTACGCTTGCACCATGTGTGACAAGAGGTTTTTTCAGCGCTACCACCTGGCGAGACACAGCCTCACTCATATGG GTGTGAAACCTTATGCTTGCACCATGTGTGACATGAAGTTTTTTCAGCGTTACCACCTGGCGAGACACAGCCTCACTCATACGG GTGTGAAACCTTATGCTTGCACCATGTGTGACAAGAGGTTTTTTCAGCGCTACCACCTGGCGAGACACAGCCTCACTCATATGG GTGTGAAACCTTTTGCTTGTACCATGTGTGACATGAGGTTTGTTCAGCGTTACCACCTGGCGAGACACAGCCTCACTCATACGG GTGTGAAACCTTATGCTTGCACCATGTGTGACAAGAGGTTTTTTCAGCGCTACCACCTGGCAAGACACAGCCTCACTCATATGG GTGTGAAACCTTTTGCTTGTACCATGTGTGACATGCGGTTTGTTCAGCGTTACCACCTGGCGAGACACAGCCTCACTCATACGG gGGTGAAGCCGTATGCTTGTTCCATGTGTGACATGAGGTTTATTCAGCGTAACCACCTGGAGAGACACAGCCTCACTCATACGG GAGAGAAGCCATTTGCTTGTGACATGTGTGATATGAGGTTTATCCAGCGCTACCACCTTGAGAGACACAAGCGTGTCCATAGTGGGGAGAAGCCTTACCAGTGTGAACGGTGCCAGCAG aACTTTTCACGGACAGACCGGCTGTTGCGGCATCGGCGGTTGTGCCAGGGTCGCGGCGTAGCCAAAGTAGAGAACCAGCCATGCTGCGAACCACGCCCATACCCCCAAGAACCCCCACCTGCACCCCCAACCTGGAGTCCCCTGCACCCCCCTCCAGGCCGACTGGCGGTCTGA
- the znf740a gene encoding uncharacterized protein znf740a isoform X21, producing MSHLPSSSVRDHMKWAGLLGCEAVLSSMALMQASSMAAPPKKMMAPLGHGPPQREGPDRAPQSHMILPSGMSCPPLLIRKEGDFQAPRLLDEKDMRANEDMQQKKKNRKSVTPCKVREQEGRGGKGTGGDENGPSSKVQKNFICDHCYGAFRSGYHLKRHILIHTGEKPYACAVCDMRFIQRYHLERHSLIHTGVKPYACSMCDMRFFQRYHLERHRLTHTGVKPYACSMCDMRFFQRYHLARHSLTHTGVKPYACSMCDMRFFQRYHLARHSLTHTGVKPYACTMCDMRFIQRYQLERHSLTHTGVKPYACTMCDKRFFQRYHLARHSLTHMGVKPYACTMCDMKFFQRYHLARHSLTHTGVKPYACTMCDKRFFQRYHLARHSLTHMGVKPFACTMCDMRFVQRYHLARHSLTHTGVKPYACTMCDKRFFQRYHLARHSLTHMGVKPFACTMCDMRFVQRYHLARHSLTHTGVKPYACSMCDMRFIQRNHLERHSLTHTGEKPFACDMCDMRFIQRYHLERHKRVHSGEKPYQCERCQQNFSRTDRLLRHRRLCQGRGVAKVENQPCCEPRPYPQEPPPAPPTWSPLHPPPGRLAV from the exons ATGTCACATCTGCCCAGCAGCTCAGTCCGCGACCATATGAAATGG GCGGGGCTGCTTGGCTGCGAGGCTGTCCTCTCCAGCATGGCCCTGATGCAGGCCAGCTCCATGGCTGCTCCGCCCAAAAAAATGATGGCTCCACTTGGCCATGGACCACCGCAGAGAGAGGGACCTGACCGTGCTCCCCAGAGCCATATGATCCTCCCGTCTGGAATGAGCTGTCCACCCCTG CTTATCCGGAAGGAAGGTGATTTCCAAGCTCCCCGCCTGCTGGATGAGAAGGACATGAGGGCCAACGAGGAcatgcagcagaaaaaaaagaacaggaaatCAGTAACGCCCTGCAAAGTGAGAGAACAAGAAGGAAGGGGAGGGAAG GGCACAGGTGGAGATGAGAATGGTCCCTCATCCAAAGTGCAGAAAAACTTTATTTGTGATCACTGTTATGGAGCATTTAGGAGCGGATACCACCTGAAGAGACATATCCTCATTCATACAG GGGAGAAGCCGTATGCTTGTGCCGTATGTGACATGAGGTTTATTCAGCGTTACCACCTGGAGAGACACAGCCTCATTCACACGG gGGTGAAGCCGTACGCTTGTTCCATGTGTGACATGCGGTTTTTCCAGCGTTACCACCTGGAGAGACACAGACTCACTCATACGG GGGTGAAGCCGTACGCTTGCTCCATGTGTGACATGAGGTTCTTCCAACGTTACCATCTGGCAAGACACAGCCTCACTCATACTG GGGTGAAGCCATACGCTTGCTCCATGTGTGACATGAGGTTCTTCCAGCGTTACCATTTGGCAAGACACAGCCTCACTCATACTG GGGTGAAGCCATATGCTTGTACCATGTGTGACATGCGCTTTATACAACGTTACCAACTGGAGAGACACAGTCTCACTCATACGG GGGTGAAGCCGTACGCTTGCACCATGTGTGACAAGAGGTTTTTTCAGCGCTACCACCTGGCGAGACACAGCCTCACTCATATGG GTGTGAAACCTTATGCTTGCACCATGTGTGACATGAAGTTTTTTCAGCGTTACCACCTGGCGAGACACAGCCTCACTCATACGG GTGTGAAACCTTATGCTTGCACCATGTGTGACAAGAGGTTTTTTCAGCGCTACCACCTGGCGAGACACAGCCTCACTCATATGG GTGTGAAACCTTTTGCTTGTACCATGTGTGACATGAGGTTTGTTCAGCGTTACCACCTGGCGAGACACAGCCTCACTCATACGG GTGTGAAACCTTATGCTTGCACCATGTGTGACAAGAGGTTTTTTCAGCGCTACCACCTGGCAAGACACAGCCTCACTCATATGG GTGTGAAACCTTTTGCTTGTACCATGTGTGACATGCGGTTTGTTCAGCGTTACCACCTGGCGAGACACAGCCTCACTCATACGG gGGTGAAGCCGTATGCTTGTTCCATGTGTGACATGAGGTTTATTCAGCGTAACCACCTGGAGAGACACAGCCTCACTCATACGG GAGAGAAGCCATTTGCTTGTGACATGTGTGATATGAGGTTTATCCAGCGCTACCACCTTGAGAGACACAAGCGTGTCCATAGTGGGGAGAAGCCTTACCAGTGTGAACGGTGCCAGCAG aACTTTTCACGGACAGACCGGCTGTTGCGGCATCGGCGGTTGTGCCAGGGTCGCGGCGTAGCCAAAGTAGAGAACCAGCCATGCTGCGAACCACGCCCATACCCCCAAGAACCCCCACCTGCACCCCCAACCTGGAGTCCCCTGCACCCCCCTCCAGGCCGACTGGCGGTCTGA
- the znf740a gene encoding uncharacterized protein znf740a isoform X11 gives MSHLPSSSVRDHMKWAGLLGCEAVLSSMALMQASSMAAPPKKMMAPLGHGPPQREGPDRAPQSHMILPSGMSCPPLLIRKEGDFQAPRLLDEKDMRANEDMQQKKKNRKSVTPCKVREQEGRGGKGTGGDENGPSSKVQKNFICDHCYGAFRSGYHLKRHILIHTGEKPYACAVCDMRFIQRYHLERHSLIHTGVKPYACSMCDMRFFQRYHLERHRLTHTGVKPYACSMCDMRFFQRYHLARHSLTHTGVKPYACSMCDMRFFQRYHLARHTLTHTGVKPYACSMCDMRFFQRYHLARHSLTHTGVKPYACTMCDMRFIQRYQLERHSLTHTGVKPYACTMCDKRFFQRYHLARHSLTHMGVKPYACTMCDMKFFQRYHLARHSLTHTGVKPYACTMCDKRFFQRYHLARHSLTHMGVKPFACTMCDMRFVQRYHLARHSLTHTGVKPYACTMCDKRFFQRYHLARHSLTHMGVKPFACTMCDMRFVQRYHLARHSLTHTGVKPYACSMCDMRFIQRNHLERHSLTHTGEKPFACDMCDMRFIQRYHLERHKRVHSGEKPYQCERCQQNFSRTDRLLRHRRLCQGRGVAKVENQPCCEPRPYPQEPPPAPPTWSPLHPPPGRLAV, from the exons ATGTCACATCTGCCCAGCAGCTCAGTCCGCGACCATATGAAATGG GCGGGGCTGCTTGGCTGCGAGGCTGTCCTCTCCAGCATGGCCCTGATGCAGGCCAGCTCCATGGCTGCTCCGCCCAAAAAAATGATGGCTCCACTTGGCCATGGACCACCGCAGAGAGAGGGACCTGACCGTGCTCCCCAGAGCCATATGATCCTCCCGTCTGGAATGAGCTGTCCACCCCTG CTTATCCGGAAGGAAGGTGATTTCCAAGCTCCCCGCCTGCTGGATGAGAAGGACATGAGGGCCAACGAGGAcatgcagcagaaaaaaaagaacaggaaatCAGTAACGCCCTGCAAAGTGAGAGAACAAGAAGGAAGGGGAGGGAAG GGCACAGGTGGAGATGAGAATGGTCCCTCATCCAAAGTGCAGAAAAACTTTATTTGTGATCACTGTTATGGAGCATTTAGGAGCGGATACCACCTGAAGAGACATATCCTCATTCATACAG GGGAGAAGCCGTATGCTTGTGCCGTATGTGACATGAGGTTTATTCAGCGTTACCACCTGGAGAGACACAGCCTCATTCACACGG gGGTGAAGCCGTACGCTTGTTCCATGTGTGACATGCGGTTTTTCCAGCGTTACCACCTGGAGAGACACAGACTCACTCATACGG GGGTGAAGCCGTACGCTTGCTCCATGTGTGACATGAGGTTCTTCCAACGTTACCATCTGGCAAGACACAGCCTCACTCATACTG ggGTGAAGCCATATGCTTGCTCCATGTGTGACATGAGATTTTTCCAGAGATACCACCTGGCAAGACACACTCTCACCCATACGG GGGTGAAGCCATACGCTTGCTCCATGTGTGACATGAGGTTCTTCCAGCGTTACCATTTGGCAAGACACAGCCTCACTCATACTG GGGTGAAGCCATATGCTTGTACCATGTGTGACATGCGCTTTATACAACGTTACCAACTGGAGAGACACAGTCTCACTCATACGG GGGTGAAGCCGTACGCTTGCACCATGTGTGACAAGAGGTTTTTTCAGCGCTACCACCTGGCGAGACACAGCCTCACTCATATGG GTGTGAAACCTTATGCTTGCACCATGTGTGACATGAAGTTTTTTCAGCGTTACCACCTGGCGAGACACAGCCTCACTCATACGG GTGTGAAACCTTATGCTTGCACCATGTGTGACAAGAGGTTTTTTCAGCGCTACCACCTGGCGAGACACAGCCTCACTCATATGG GTGTGAAACCTTTTGCTTGTACCATGTGTGACATGAGGTTTGTTCAGCGTTACCACCTGGCGAGACACAGCCTCACTCATACGG GTGTGAAACCTTATGCTTGCACCATGTGTGACAAGAGGTTTTTTCAGCGCTACCACCTGGCAAGACACAGCCTCACTCATATGG GTGTGAAACCTTTTGCTTGTACCATGTGTGACATGCGGTTTGTTCAGCGTTACCACCTGGCGAGACACAGCCTCACTCATACGG gGGTGAAGCCGTATGCTTGTTCCATGTGTGACATGAGGTTTATTCAGCGTAACCACCTGGAGAGACACAGCCTCACTCATACGG GAGAGAAGCCATTTGCTTGTGACATGTGTGATATGAGGTTTATCCAGCGCTACCACCTTGAGAGACACAAGCGTGTCCATAGTGGGGAGAAGCCTTACCAGTGTGAACGGTGCCAGCAG aACTTTTCACGGACAGACCGGCTGTTGCGGCATCGGCGGTTGTGCCAGGGTCGCGGCGTAGCCAAAGTAGAGAACCAGCCATGCTGCGAACCACGCCCATACCCCCAAGAACCCCCACCTGCACCCCCAACCTGGAGTCCCCTGCACCCCCCTCCAGGCCGACTGGCGGTCTGA